One segment of Curtobacterium sp. MR_MD2014 DNA contains the following:
- the secF gene encoding protein translocase subunit SecF, whose translation MASFSQFGSDLYTGKRSYDIVGRRKTWYLIALIAIVVSLAVPWLRGGYHLGIEFTGGSEFTISNAKDLDQSVATRTVESIVPEGVPRVSQVGQDGIRVQTEQLTDRETSEVQDALAEAYGVSDDQVASTYIGATWGADVLAQAIRGLVIFLALAAVVMAVYFRTWKMSVSAMVALLHDLLITAGVYGIVGLEVTPAAVIGFLTILGYSLYDTVVVFDKVRENTSQESHRTFVQSVNLAVNQTLVRSINTSVVALLPVAAILFIGSYVLGAGTLRDISLALFIGIIVGTYSTIFIASPMYAHLRENEPKVKEADAKKTRAAEKRQREVDAAAEVA comes from the coding sequence ATGGCCAGCTTCAGCCAGTTCGGCAGCGACCTCTACACGGGCAAGCGTTCGTACGACATCGTCGGGCGCCGCAAGACCTGGTACCTGATCGCCCTCATCGCGATCGTCGTGTCGCTGGCGGTGCCGTGGCTCCGCGGCGGCTACCACCTCGGCATCGAGTTCACCGGCGGGTCCGAGTTCACGATCTCGAACGCGAAGGACCTCGACCAGTCGGTCGCCACCCGAACGGTCGAGTCGATCGTCCCCGAGGGCGTGCCGCGCGTCTCCCAGGTCGGCCAGGACGGCATCCGCGTCCAGACCGAGCAGTTGACGGACCGCGAGACCAGCGAGGTGCAGGACGCCCTGGCCGAGGCCTACGGCGTGTCGGACGACCAGGTCGCCTCGACGTACATCGGCGCGACCTGGGGAGCCGACGTGCTCGCGCAGGCGATCCGCGGTCTCGTCATCTTCCTCGCGCTGGCGGCCGTGGTGATGGCCGTCTACTTCCGCACGTGGAAGATGTCCGTGTCCGCCATGGTCGCGCTGCTGCACGACCTGCTCATCACCGCCGGCGTCTACGGCATCGTCGGGCTCGAGGTCACCCCCGCTGCCGTCATCGGCTTCCTGACCATCCTCGGGTACTCCCTGTACGACACCGTCGTGGTGTTCGACAAGGTGCGCGAGAACACGTCGCAGGAGTCGCACCGCACCTTCGTGCAGTCGGTGAACCTCGCCGTGAACCAGACGCTCGTCCGGTCGATCAACACCTCGGTCGTGGCGCTGCTGCCGGTCGCCGCGATCCTCTTCATCGGGTCGTACGTGCTCGGCGCCGGCACCCTGCGGGACATCTCGCTGGCACTGTTCATCGGCATCATCGTCGGCACCTACTCGACGATCTTCATCGCGTCGCCGATGTACGCCCACCTCCGCGAGAACGAGCCCAAGGTCAAGGAGGCCGACGCGAAGAAGACGCGGGCGGCCGAGAAGCGCCAGCGCGAGGTCGACGCCGCGGCCGAGGTCGCCTGA
- the secD gene encoding protein translocase subunit SecD — protein MARSTPVKKALRSLTWLVIIMAALAGLNTAASVLAANSKDDTDEWFAGASWVPELALDLQGGTQLTLAAQNTEGGSVTSQQLNQAVNIIRQRINATGVSESQINTQGTNNIVVSIPGKPDKATIDRIEAAAKLTFRPVLYTEAATNTAVGGSDGGTASPTPYSPPASLDATPSAKPTNGSDLSQVTPALQDLYTNYNCAAPDDVTAAPDDEPLVTCDQDGAAKYILGPVEVSGSGISNATSGLATDSQGATTGQWAVNLTFSGKSSDDFRDVTSRLVKLPAPQNQFAIVLDGTVITAPASNAAITNGKAQITGNFTAESSKTLADQLKYGALPINFQVQSNENISATLGTAQLVGGLVAGLIGLILVVIYSIIQYRALAFVTVLSLGVAAVLTYLVIAIMSWRVDYRLSLAGVAGLIVAIGITADSFIVYFERIRDELRDGRGLESAVESGWKRALRTILASDSINFLAAVVLYILAVSDVKGFAFTLLLTTLIDVVVVVLFTHPMMQLIARSRFFGEGHKFSGLDPSALGAVYRGRAQFRAPVVDGKRQRSAGEAQRRQTIAERKAQQASGDNGSTPDGKDD, from the coding sequence GTGGCACGATCGACACCCGTCAAGAAGGCGCTGCGCTCGCTCACCTGGTTGGTGATCATCATGGCTGCCCTGGCCGGCCTGAACACCGCCGCGTCGGTGCTCGCCGCCAACAGCAAGGACGACACCGACGAGTGGTTCGCCGGCGCGAGCTGGGTCCCCGAGTTGGCGCTCGACCTGCAGGGCGGCACGCAGCTGACCCTCGCGGCGCAGAACACCGAGGGCGGTTCCGTCACCTCGCAGCAGTTGAACCAGGCGGTCAACATCATCCGCCAGCGCATCAACGCGACCGGCGTCTCCGAGTCCCAGATCAACACGCAGGGCACGAACAACATCGTCGTGTCGATCCCCGGCAAGCCCGACAAGGCGACGATCGACCGGATCGAGGCAGCGGCGAAGCTGACCTTCCGACCGGTGCTCTACACCGAGGCGGCCACGAACACGGCGGTCGGCGGCAGTGACGGCGGGACCGCCTCGCCGACGCCGTACTCGCCGCCGGCATCGCTCGACGCGACCCCGAGCGCGAAGCCGACCAACGGCAGCGACCTGTCCCAGGTCACTCCGGCGCTGCAGGACCTGTACACGAACTACAACTGCGCTGCCCCGGACGACGTCACGGCGGCGCCCGACGACGAGCCGCTCGTCACGTGCGACCAGGACGGCGCCGCGAAGTACATCCTCGGCCCCGTCGAGGTCTCCGGTTCCGGCATCAGCAACGCGACCTCGGGTCTCGCCACCGACTCCCAGGGCGCGACCACCGGGCAGTGGGCAGTCAACCTGACGTTCTCGGGCAAGAGCTCGGATGACTTCCGCGACGTCACGAGCCGCCTCGTCAAGCTCCCCGCGCCGCAGAACCAGTTCGCGATCGTGCTCGACGGCACCGTGATCACGGCGCCCGCCTCGAACGCGGCCATCACGAACGGCAAGGCGCAGATCACCGGCAACTTCACCGCCGAGTCGTCCAAGACCCTGGCCGACCAGCTGAAGTACGGCGCCCTGCCCATCAACTTCCAGGTGCAGTCGAACGAGAACATCTCGGCGACGCTCGGTACCGCACAGCTCGTCGGCGGTCTCGTCGCCGGCCTGATCGGTCTGATCCTGGTCGTGATCTACTCGATCATCCAGTACCGGGCGCTCGCGTTCGTCACCGTGCTCTCGCTCGGCGTCGCGGCGGTGCTGACCTACCTCGTGATCGCGATCATGTCGTGGCGTGTCGACTACCGACTGTCACTCGCCGGCGTGGCCGGTCTCATCGTGGCCATCGGCATCACGGCGGACTCGTTCATCGTGTACTTCGAGCGCATCCGTGACGAGCTCCGCGACGGCCGTGGTCTCGAGAGCGCCGTCGAGTCGGGCTGGAAGCGCGCGCTCCGCACGATCCTGGCATCGGACTCGATCAACTTCCTCGCTGCGGTCGTGCTCTACATCCTGGCCGTCAGCGACGTGAAGGGCTTCGCGTTCACGCTGCTCCTCACGACCCTGATCGACGTCGTCGTCGTGGTCCTCTTCACCCACCCGATGATGCAGCTCATCGCGCGCAGCCGGTTCTTCGGCGAGGGACACAAGTTCAGCGGACTCGACCCGTCCGCCCTCGGCGCCGTCTACCGCGGTCGGGCGCAGTTCCGCGCCCCGGTCGTGGACGGCAAGCGCCAGCGCAGCGCGGGCGAGGCCCAGCGCCGCCAGACGATCGCAGAGCGGAAGGCCCAGCAGGCCTCCGGCGACAACGGCTCCACGCCGGACGGGAAGGACGACTGA
- a CDS encoding rhodanese-like domain-containing protein, with amino-acid sequence MAVEVHDVDVAEARRRLDGGARLFDVREQGEWDEVHAPEATLVPMSELVARWQEIDGGDQPAIVVCHSGARSARVVAALEQSGVPAVNLTGGMVAWEQAGEPVVRAGSFGDAQGEPRHEH; translated from the coding sequence ATGGCGGTCGAGGTGCACGACGTCGACGTGGCCGAAGCCCGACGCCGGCTCGACGGGGGCGCGCGGTTGTTCGACGTGCGCGAGCAGGGGGAGTGGGACGAGGTGCACGCCCCGGAGGCGACGCTCGTCCCGATGTCCGAGCTCGTGGCCCGCTGGCAGGAGATCGACGGGGGTGACCAGCCCGCCATCGTCGTCTGCCACTCCGGCGCCCGCTCCGCGCGGGTCGTCGCCGCCCTCGAGCAGTCCGGGGTGCCGGCGGTGAACCTGACCGGCGGCATGGTCGCCTGGGAGCAGGCGGGCGAGCCGGTCGTGCGCGCCGGATCGTTCGGCGACGCCCAGGGCGAACCGCGTCACGAGCACTGA